A single region of the Pueribacillus theae genome encodes:
- the sigE gene encoding RNA polymerase sporulation sigma factor SigE yields MKMWKFRLMRFWYKLLNRLGIKTDEIYYIGGNEALPAPLSKEKEAELIEKLPKGDTNARSLLIEHNLRLVVYIARKFENTGINIEDLISIGTIGLIKAVNTFNPEKKIKLATYASRCIENEILMYLRRNNKTRSEISFDEPLNVDWDGNELLLSDVLGTDENIITKGIEDQVNRKLLVKALYTLNPREKQIMELRFGLSGKEEKTQKDVADLLGISQSYISRLEKRIIKRLRKEFNKMV; encoded by the coding sequence ATGAAAATGTGGAAATTTCGTTTGATGCGCTTTTGGTACAAGTTATTAAACAGGCTTGGAATAAAAACGGATGAAATTTATTATATCGGAGGGAATGAAGCATTACCAGCCCCGCTATCAAAAGAGAAAGAAGCAGAATTAATTGAAAAACTTCCAAAAGGTGATACAAATGCGCGATCATTACTAATTGAACATAATTTAAGATTAGTCGTCTATATTGCCCGAAAATTTGAAAATACAGGAATCAATATCGAAGATCTCATTAGCATTGGTACGATCGGCCTTATAAAAGCGGTGAATACATTTAATCCGGAGAAAAAAATAAAGCTTGCCACTTACGCATCAAGATGTATAGAAAATGAAATTCTTATGTATTTACGAAGGAATAACAAGACAAGATCAGAAATTTCCTTTGATGAACCGTTAAACGTAGATTGGGATGGAAATGAATTATTGCTTTCAGATGTATTAGGTACAGATGAAAATATCATTACAAAAGGGATAGAGGACCAAGTAAATCGCAAATTGCTAGTAAAAGCTTTATATACGTTAAACCCGCGTGAAAAGCAAATTATGGAATTAAGGTTTGGATTAAGCGGAAAAGAAGAGAAAACCCAAAAGGACGTTGCTGACTTACTGGGCATCTCCCAATCATACATTTCCCGCCTGGAAAAAAGAATTATCAAACGCCTCAGGAAGGAATTCAATAAAATGGTTTAA